The Castanea sativa cultivar Marrone di Chiusa Pesio chromosome 11, ASM4071231v1 genome contains a region encoding:
- the LOC142617856 gene encoding putative glutathione S-transferase, with product MADEVVLLDFWPSMFGMRVRIALAEKGIEYEYKEEDLRNKSPLLLEMNPIHKKIPVLIHNGKPVCESLIIVQYIDEVWKDRSPLLPTDPYQRAHARFWADYVDKKVYEVSRKIWTTKGEEKEAGKKEFFEIFKTLEGELGDKPYFGGETFGFVDLSLIPFYSWFHAIETFGEFNMEAECPKIVAWAKRCLQIETVAKTLPDQKKVYEFVGQMRKRFGLE from the exons ATGGCGGACGAGGTGGTTCTGTTGGATTTCTGGCCAAGCATGTTTGGGATGAGGGTCAGGATTGCTCTGGCTGAGAAAGGTATCGAGTATGAGTACAAGGAAGAGGACTTGAGGAACAAGAGTCCTCTGCTTTTAGAGATGAACCCCATTCACAAGAAGATCCCAGTTCTCATCCACAATGGGAAACCGGTATGTGAGTCCCTCATCATTGTTCAGTACATAGATGAGGTCTGGAAGGACAGGTCTCCATTGCTGCCCACTGATCCTTACCAGAGAGCTCATGCCAGATTCTGGGCTGATTATGTTGATAAGAAG GTTTATGAAGTTTCAAGGAAGATATGGACCacaaaaggagaagaaaaagaggcaGGCAAGAAGGAATTCTTTGAAATCTTCAAGACACTGGAGGGAGAGCTTGGTGACAAGCCTTACTTTGGGGGAGAAACATTTGGGTTTGTGGACCTTTCTCTTATCCCCTTCTACAGTTGGTTCCATGCAATTGAGACCTTTGGAGAATTCAACATGGAGGCAGAGTGCCCCAAGATTGTTGCATGGGCTAAAAGGTGCTTGCAAATAGAGACTGTGGCCAAGACTCTTCCTGACCAAAAGAAGGTTTATGAGTTTGTTGGACAAATGAGGAAAAGGTTTGGCTTGGAGTAG